The following proteins come from a genomic window of Achromobacter deleyi:
- a CDS encoding hemagglutinin repeat-containing protein → MNRNLHRIVFNRALGLFQVVTEIARRDGPGQGAGGGAVGSRFFATFRPLGLALAFALGQAAIITSTNAQVMADPGAPGNQRPTVLEAANGVPLVNIQTPSAAGVSRNTYSQFDVGQQGAILNNSRRDTQTQLGGWVQGNPWLARGTARVILNEVNSSDPSRLDGYVEVAGDRAQLVVANPAGISCDGCGFINADRAILTTGRPVITGGALESYRVKGGTIRVDGQGMDASATNYTDLIARSVQANAGIWARQLQITTGSNDVSADHAKVRKAAASGDAPAFALDVGALGGMYSQKIVLVGTEHGVGVRNAGTMGAQAGQLVLTADGRLENLGTMQAGTDARIDASGGLANAGTLSAGRELVINTQKDIDNRKGTLNAGRIEAIAQSLKNRDGVIGQTGLQDLALQTGHISNRDGGRIGLAEPRTDTASGVGDVPKAGASGGTDSAVGNSPHGGNAGDDGTQPDAGIASLPKGALNIAATIDNDGGRILAGGHIDLSASDGLDNDGGHLGARHFEVSGGDLGNHNGEIRIAADARMTTGLLNNDEGLMQLNGPVILSAQEFSNRAGAFLHSDNSHTHIRIKGRLDNRDGTLASNASHIVIEGQFDNRRGNVITSGDATLQAADLLGAGGSIVSSGALDIRGDSTDLSGGNTSGERIRINTGRLLNVGGKLIATGEDLLTIRARERVDNSAGIIAGNGALDFQAGSLVNRDGIVQTAGTADTRIDVAGFLDNAGGTLGTAGATTVRAGGLLNQRGTVQSASDGGLDVDVAGNLDNHDGGLIASVGKVDVRGGSLDNRDGARIFSTEGRLGVDTRGRTENAGGTLQGAGDVSLANGGLGNAGGTVFGASVAVDTRLASLDNAGGTIASTGGLLNIDSGALNNARGLLQSRQGMRVDTHGQALTNIDAGSTGGILSGDTLALNSGDLNNRDGVVHSQGDLIAHTGDIDNAAGQLGGSADADIGATLIGNAGGRVQAGNDLKAFLSGVANNNGGLTVAGNGLTLNAARILNRDTQSVHASQPLGLQGASVALAASHIDNTAGTIAADGRIGIRGPDAADQLDNTRGSISSGGSIDIAVSRVLNPLGTLIAGQLLNVTADSLGGDGSLLSRGDLRLSLRQDFTNLREITANGRAGIGTAGLLTNHGILQAGDLDVQGADVNNSVTGEMHGVRTTVAARNALTNRGLIDGSQTRIDAGALDNVGSGRLYGDHLAIRAGTVNNREEGGLAAVLAARQRLDIGARLINNREKALIFSAGGGSDALNIGGTLDANDQAAASADLILNDSATIESLGGLTVDSARLLNRNLHFRTELAQISGPTRYLYIQPEGNPEKHDAGEYRWEGWSRAGRYRHKQTGAKIHDWTQYDVIRTEYQTQVVESAPALIRAGGNMTLRGDELVNDKSRIIAGGVLQGDLTRIDNVAAPGEHRIRQSGTSQYTYSKWRGGAKRYHQRKWDGKIAYAPDDIVNTIDLDVSSVVQNAAGIGSGFAVTERQEHQVGAIVGDGVRANGSSDPKRITEVLADVNRVDSPGGGTGAHVNDGSGPVRIPGQEAAGGNGEAPVIIRTVQVDANTPANSLFRVAPNASGYLVETDPRFADYRNWLSSDYMLSQLGHDPATVHKRLGDGFYEQNLVRDQIGQLTGRRFLDSYASDEAQYQALLDAGVTYAKEWNLRPGVALSARQVAQLTSDIVWLVERDVTLADGSITRALVPQVYVRVRPGDIDGNGALLAASAIDFNLKGDLVNSGTIAGRAVVSLAGENLRNLGGRIAGDAMALDARTDIDNIGGTLSGGSALQLTAGRDLNVASTTHSGARRAGRSDFSRTSLDRVAGLYVTSPGGILLASAGRDASLIAARVIHSGKDGQTAVVAGRDLTLGTVRIAEQENNVGNAQNYLKQGYAQDVGSQISTAGDLRLQAGRDLNATAASVTSEQGVLAVVAQGDVNILAGEASSNWAEAHQHKSRSLLGSSKKTTRDSREDSRAIASTFSGDTVAVRGQDVTVTGSNVVSDAGTTIVANNNLTLQAATETSTESHFKETRKSGFLYTGGLAFTIGSQMQSGDRRGVTTRAAASTVGSTEGDVTLVAGDRYQQIGSHVLAPQGDIDIRAQKVDIVDARETGRSVEQSKFRQSGLTVALTAPVLAAIETAGQMKRAVGQTTDGRMRALAGAATGLAAKNAYDAVQADPQAAGGVNVSITVGASKSDSKSTTATDTAAGSSVAAGSDVRIRAAGSRDSDLTVRGSDISAGGDAILKADGGINLLAAGNTVETDRKNSSASAGVGAAISVGQGGPAFGVTANASGAGGNGEGKDVTWTHSHVTAGERLTLESGGDTRLRGAVASGKQVVADAGGNLSIESLQDTSTFKSRDTQIGGSVTAGTGFAASGSYANNKVDGDFASVMEQSRLEAGDDGFKIRVQDNTDLKGAAIASSEEAVKRGLNSVMTGSLTVSDIENHSRYKATGVSLSGGFSVAGDDKPSGGKKEGDDGSARKADESSASNVAGKGDTWSAHNFGNSVSAGAPGMSARKGSENSVTHSGISGAAVTIADANAQRERTGKTADQVLAMLDRSVLAGDGAGGLTKKWDGDKLRRQVQAEAEIVAAFGQQAGAAIERHAAQKRAELRQQIKATQDPEKIEALQAQINEINTQERLLNVAVGALSGSGGVAALQAGLSEAADRMRRYTIADSEKFAGITDGETTLDNKSGESAGIRGDGFKTAGTRVVLDTLCGPTNDQCKRQVDSYGKNILDENGIPKLELDGNGRVQFDPSQVGMTMAAFLESDPGKEMSGPTGGNQGGPGTLLGFGYSPGGILDLAHEAYGGSHDFIGGTLSGYYDKQGNARRGLTPAQNFMYEIWTDIALVPATPFALSEALPPQAWKALDILLRLKR, encoded by the coding sequence ATGAACAGGAACCTCCACCGCATTGTTTTCAACCGGGCTCTGGGCCTGTTCCAGGTCGTCACGGAAATTGCCCGGCGTGACGGACCGGGTCAAGGCGCGGGTGGAGGCGCCGTCGGCAGCCGTTTCTTTGCCACATTCAGACCGCTGGGCCTTGCCTTGGCTTTCGCTCTCGGGCAGGCGGCCATCATTACATCGACGAATGCACAGGTCATGGCCGACCCTGGCGCTCCCGGCAATCAGCGGCCGACGGTGCTGGAAGCGGCTAACGGCGTCCCGTTGGTGAATATTCAGACCCCGAGTGCAGCCGGCGTTTCACGCAATACCTACAGTCAGTTCGATGTCGGGCAGCAGGGCGCCATCCTCAACAATTCCCGCAGGGACACGCAAACGCAGCTCGGCGGCTGGGTTCAGGGCAACCCGTGGCTGGCGCGCGGCACGGCCCGTGTCATCCTCAATGAAGTCAACTCCAGTGACCCGAGCCGGCTCGATGGCTATGTCGAGGTCGCGGGCGATCGGGCGCAGCTTGTCGTCGCCAACCCGGCAGGCATTTCCTGCGATGGCTGCGGCTTCATCAACGCGGACCGCGCCATCCTCACCACCGGCCGGCCGGTCATCACTGGGGGCGCGCTGGAGAGCTATCGGGTCAAGGGCGGCACCATCCGTGTCGATGGCCAGGGCATGGATGCCAGTGCCACGAACTACACGGATCTGATTGCCCGCTCCGTGCAAGCCAACGCCGGGATCTGGGCGCGGCAGCTTCAGATCACCACCGGGAGCAATGACGTCAGCGCCGACCATGCGAAGGTACGGAAGGCCGCCGCCAGTGGTGATGCGCCAGCCTTCGCGCTGGATGTAGGCGCGCTCGGCGGCATGTACAGCCAGAAGATCGTGCTGGTGGGAACCGAGCATGGCGTCGGGGTGCGCAACGCCGGCACGATGGGCGCTCAGGCCGGGCAACTGGTGCTCACCGCCGACGGACGTCTGGAAAACCTCGGAACGATGCAGGCCGGCACTGACGCTCGCATAGACGCGAGCGGCGGCCTTGCCAATGCCGGCACGCTCAGTGCCGGCCGCGAACTGGTGATCAACACCCAGAAGGATATCGACAACCGCAAGGGGACGCTCAATGCGGGGCGTATCGAAGCGATTGCGCAGTCCCTGAAGAACCGTGACGGGGTCATCGGACAGACCGGTTTGCAGGACTTGGCACTTCAGACGGGTCACATCAGTAACCGCGATGGCGGTCGTATCGGTCTCGCCGAGCCACGGACGGATACGGCTTCGGGCGTTGGTGACGTGCCGAAAGCGGGGGCGAGTGGCGGAACTGACAGCGCTGTTGGGAACTCGCCGCATGGCGGGAACGCTGGCGACGATGGCACTCAGCCGGACGCCGGCATTGCATCGTTGCCCAAGGGGGCACTCAACATCGCCGCCACGATTGACAACGACGGTGGCCGCATCCTGGCTGGCGGGCACATCGACCTGAGCGCAAGCGACGGTCTCGACAATGACGGTGGACATCTGGGGGCGCGTCATTTTGAAGTGAGCGGTGGCGACCTCGGCAACCACAATGGAGAAATCAGGATTGCTGCCGACGCCCGGATGACCACGGGGTTGCTCAACAACGATGAAGGTCTGATGCAACTGAACGGTCCTGTCATCCTGAGCGCGCAGGAATTCTCCAACCGTGCCGGCGCTTTCCTGCACAGCGACAATTCCCATACCCATATCAGGATCAAGGGACGGCTCGACAACCGCGACGGTACGCTGGCCAGCAACGCCAGCCACATTGTCATTGAAGGGCAGTTTGATAACCGTCGCGGCAATGTCATCACATCGGGTGATGCCACGTTACAGGCCGCCGACCTGCTGGGGGCCGGCGGGAGCATCGTCAGCAGTGGTGCGCTCGATATCCGTGGCGATAGCACCGACCTCAGCGGCGGCAACACCTCCGGCGAGCGTATTCGTATCAATACCGGTCGCCTGCTCAATGTCGGCGGCAAACTCATCGCCACCGGCGAGGACCTGCTTACGATCCGGGCTAGGGAGCGCGTGGACAATTCCGCGGGAATCATCGCCGGTAATGGCGCACTCGATTTCCAGGCCGGCTCGCTGGTTAACCGCGATGGCATCGTGCAGACGGCGGGCACGGCGGACACCCGCATCGACGTGGCGGGCTTTCTGGACAATGCCGGCGGCACGCTGGGCACGGCCGGAGCCACCACCGTGCGGGCGGGAGGGCTGCTCAACCAGCGCGGCACGGTACAGAGTGCCAGCGACGGGGGCCTGGACGTCGACGTCGCCGGCAACCTTGATAACCATGACGGCGGCCTCATAGCCAGCGTTGGCAAGGTCGACGTGCGAGGCGGCTCGCTGGACAACCGCGATGGCGCGCGGATTTTCTCCACCGAAGGCAGGCTGGGCGTGGACACTCGCGGCCGCACCGAGAATGCTGGCGGCACCCTGCAGGGTGCGGGTGATGTCAGCCTGGCCAATGGTGGACTTGGCAATGCCGGTGGCACGGTATTCGGCGCCAGCGTCGCGGTTGATACGCGTCTGGCCTCGCTCGACAACGCCGGCGGCACCATCGCCAGCACCGGCGGTTTGCTCAACATCGACAGCGGTGCGCTGAACAATGCCCGCGGTCTGCTGCAGTCCCGGCAGGGGATGCGCGTGGACACGCATGGCCAGGCACTGACCAATATCGATGCCGGCAGCACTGGCGGCATCCTCAGCGGCGACACGCTGGCTCTGAACAGCGGCGACCTGAATAATCGCGACGGCGTCGTGCATAGCCAGGGAGATCTGATTGCCCATACCGGCGACATCGACAACGCTGCCGGGCAACTGGGAGGCAGCGCTGATGCCGATATCGGCGCAACGTTGATCGGTAACGCTGGCGGCAGGGTTCAGGCGGGCAATGACCTGAAGGCCTTCCTCTCCGGGGTCGCAAACAACAATGGCGGCCTGACGGTCGCGGGTAATGGCCTGACTCTTAACGCCGCGCGGATCCTCAACCGCGACACGCAAAGCGTGCACGCCAGTCAGCCGCTCGGCTTGCAGGGCGCCAGCGTGGCGCTCGCAGCCAGCCACATTGACAACACCGCCGGCACCATCGCAGCCGACGGCCGTATCGGTATCCGTGGCCCGGACGCGGCAGATCAGCTCGATAACACGCGCGGCAGTATCTCTTCGGGCGGCAGCATCGACATCGCCGTCAGCCGTGTCCTGAATCCGCTCGGCACGCTGATTGCCGGCCAATTACTCAACGTGACCGCCGACAGCCTGGGCGGTGACGGCAGCCTGTTGTCCAGGGGGGATTTGCGCCTGAGCCTGCGGCAGGACTTCACCAACCTCAGGGAAATCACCGCCAACGGCCGCGCCGGTATCGGCACCGCGGGCCTGTTGACCAACCACGGCATATTGCAGGCAGGCGACCTGGACGTACAGGGCGCCGACGTCAACAACAGCGTCACCGGTGAGATGCATGGCGTACGCACCACCGTCGCCGCCCGCAACGCCCTGACCAACCGTGGACTTATCGACGGCAGCCAGACACGCATTGACGCTGGCGCCCTGGATAACGTGGGCAGCGGTCGGCTCTATGGCGATCATCTTGCCATCCGGGCCGGTACCGTCAACAACCGCGAGGAAGGGGGGCTCGCCGCCGTCCTCGCGGCGCGTCAGCGTCTGGATATCGGCGCCCGCTTAATCAACAACCGGGAGAAGGCGCTGATTTTCAGCGCGGGCGGCGGCAGTGATGCGCTGAACATCGGCGGCACGCTGGACGCCAACGACCAGGCCGCCGCAAGCGCCGATCTCATCCTCAACGACAGCGCCACCATCGAGTCACTGGGCGGCCTGACCGTCGACAGCGCCCGTTTGCTCAATCGCAATCTGCATTTCCGTACCGAACTGGCGCAAATCAGCGGCCCGACCAGGTACCTGTATATCCAACCTGAAGGCAATCCTGAAAAACACGATGCCGGCGAGTACCGCTGGGAAGGCTGGAGCCGCGCCGGGCGTTATCGGCACAAACAAACTGGTGCGAAGATTCATGACTGGACCCAATACGACGTCATCCGAACTGAGTACCAAACGCAGGTGGTCGAAAGCGCGCCGGCGCTCATCCGCGCGGGCGGCAATATGACCTTGCGTGGCGATGAACTGGTCAACGACAAGAGCCGGATCATCGCTGGCGGCGTCCTGCAGGGCGACCTGACCCGGATCGACAACGTGGCTGCCCCGGGCGAGCACCGGATCCGTCAGAGCGGAACCAGCCAGTACACCTACTCAAAATGGCGTGGTGGCGCGAAACGTTATCACCAGCGCAAATGGGACGGGAAGATTGCCTACGCCCCGGACGACATCGTGAACACGATCGACCTCGATGTTTCCAGCGTCGTGCAGAATGCCGCTGGCATAGGCAGCGGCTTCGCGGTGACTGAACGCCAGGAGCATCAGGTCGGCGCCATCGTGGGCGACGGCGTCCGCGCCAACGGCAGTTCTGACCCAAAGCGGATAACGGAAGTCCTGGCGGACGTAAACCGCGTCGACAGTCCGGGGGGCGGCACGGGGGCACACGTTAATGACGGTAGCGGTCCCGTTCGGATCCCGGGACAGGAGGCGGCGGGCGGCAACGGCGAGGCGCCGGTGATCATTCGCACCGTTCAGGTGGACGCGAACACGCCCGCCAACAGCCTGTTTCGTGTTGCCCCGAATGCCAGTGGTTACCTGGTCGAGACCGACCCGCGTTTCGCCGACTACCGCAACTGGCTCAGTTCAGACTACATGCTGTCCCAGCTTGGCCATGACCCGGCCACCGTGCACAAGCGACTGGGCGACGGTTTCTACGAACAGAACCTGGTTCGCGACCAGATAGGCCAGTTGACTGGCCGCCGATTCCTCGACAGCTACGCCAGTGACGAAGCGCAGTACCAGGCCTTGTTGGACGCAGGCGTCACCTATGCGAAAGAATGGAATCTGCGTCCTGGCGTGGCACTCAGTGCCAGGCAGGTGGCCCAGCTCACCAGCGACATCGTCTGGCTGGTCGAACGCGACGTGACGCTGGCCGACGGCAGTATCACGCGCGCCCTGGTGCCGCAAGTGTACGTCCGCGTAAGGCCAGGCGACATTGACGGCAACGGTGCCCTGTTGGCCGCCAGCGCCATCGACTTCAACCTGAAAGGCGATCTTGTCAATTCCGGCACCATTGCAGGACGCGCAGTGGTCAGTCTTGCCGGCGAGAACCTGCGTAATCTTGGCGGGCGCATCGCTGGCGATGCCATGGCGCTTGACGCCCGGACCGATATCGACAACATCGGCGGAACCCTGAGCGGGGGTAGCGCACTACAGCTCACGGCAGGACGCGACCTCAATGTCGCCAGTACCACCCACAGCGGCGCCAGGCGGGCCGGACGCAGCGATTTCAGCCGAACCAGCCTGGACCGCGTGGCGGGCCTCTACGTCACCAGCCCGGGCGGCATTCTGCTCGCCTCGGCGGGCCGCGACGCCAGCCTGATTGCGGCCCGGGTCATCCATAGCGGCAAGGATGGCCAGACGGCTGTCGTCGCCGGCCGCGACCTGACGCTGGGCACGGTCAGGATCGCCGAACAGGAAAACAACGTCGGCAACGCCCAAAACTATCTCAAACAAGGCTACGCGCAAGATGTGGGCAGCCAGATCAGCACGGCAGGCGACCTGCGCCTGCAAGCCGGGCGCGATCTGAACGCCACCGCCGCCAGTGTCACCAGCGAGCAGGGCGTCCTGGCTGTCGTGGCGCAGGGGGACGTGAACATCCTGGCTGGCGAAGCGAGCAGCAACTGGGCCGAAGCCCACCAGCACAAGTCCAGGAGCCTGCTGGGCTCCAGCAAAAAGACCACCCGCGACAGCCGGGAAGATAGCCGGGCGATTGCCAGCACCTTCAGCGGCGACACCGTCGCGGTGCGCGGTCAGGATGTCACCGTCACCGGCAGCAACGTCGTCTCCGATGCCGGCACGACTATTGTGGCCAATAACAACCTGACCCTCCAGGCCGCCACCGAAACCAGCACGGAAAGCCATTTCAAGGAAACCCGGAAAAGTGGCTTCCTCTACACCGGGGGGCTCGCCTTCACCATCGGCAGCCAGATGCAAAGCGGCGACCGCCGGGGCGTCACTACCCGTGCTGCCGCCTCGACCGTGGGTTCCACGGAGGGCGACGTCACCCTGGTGGCGGGTGATCGCTATCAGCAGATCGGCAGCCATGTACTGGCGCCGCAAGGCGATATCGACATCCGCGCCCAAAAGGTGGATATCGTCGACGCGCGGGAAACCGGCAGAAGCGTGGAACAAAGCAAGTTCCGCCAGTCCGGACTGACCGTGGCGTTGACGGCTCCGGTGCTTGCGGCCATCGAGACCGCAGGGCAGATGAAGCGCGCTGTCGGCCAGACGACTGACGGACGCATGCGGGCGCTGGCAGGCGCAGCCACGGGGCTGGCAGCCAAGAACGCCTACGATGCCGTCCAGGCCGACCCGCAGGCGGCCGGCGGCGTCAATGTTTCCATCACCGTGGGTGCCAGCAAAAGCGACAGCAAATCCACCACCGCCACCGATACGGCTGCCGGTTCAAGCGTGGCCGCGGGCAGCGATGTGCGCATCCGTGCCGCCGGCAGTCGGGATTCAGACCTGACCGTGCGCGGCAGCGACATCAGCGCGGGTGGCGACGCCATACTGAAGGCCGATGGCGGCATCAACCTGCTGGCGGCTGGAAACACCGTCGAAACCGACCGCAAGAACAGCAGCGCCAGCGCGGGCGTGGGCGCGGCGATTTCCGTGGGCCAAGGCGGCCCGGCGTTCGGCGTGACCGCCAATGCGAGCGGGGCCGGAGGCAACGGCGAAGGCAAAGACGTGACCTGGACCCACAGCCATGTCACCGCCGGCGAGCGTCTGACCCTGGAATCCGGCGGCGACACCCGCCTGCGCGGCGCGGTGGCCAGCGGCAAGCAGGTGGTGGCCGACGCGGGCGGCAACCTCAGCATCGAGAGCCTGCAAGACACCAGTACCTTCAAAAGCAGGGACACCCAGATCGGCGGCAGCGTGACGGCGGGGACGGGGTTCGCCGCCAGCGGCAGCTACGCCAACAACAAGGTGGATGGCGATTTCGCCAGCGTCATGGAGCAATCGCGCCTTGAAGCCGGCGATGACGGCTTCAAGATCAGGGTCCAGGACAACACCGACCTCAAGGGCGCGGCCATCGCCTCGTCCGAAGAGGCGGTGAAGCGGGGTTTGAATAGCGTGATGACAGGCAGCTTGACCGTCAGCGACATCGAGAACCACAGCCGGTACAAGGCGACGGGGGTGAGCCTGTCGGGAGGCTTCAGCGTTGCCGGTGACGACAAGCCGTCAGGCGGCAAGAAAGAAGGCGACGACGGCAGCGCCAGGAAGGCTGATGAGTCCTCGGCCAGCAATGTCGCTGGCAAAGGTGATACATGGTCGGCGCACAACTTCGGCAACAGCGTCAGCGCCGGTGCGCCGGGCATGAGCGCGCGCAAGGGCAGCGAGAACAGCGTGACGCACAGCGGTATCAGCGGCGCGGCCGTGACCATCGCCGATGCCAACGCCCAGCGGGAACGCACCGGCAAGACCGCCGATCAGGTGCTGGCCATGCTGGATCGAAGCGTGCTGGCGGGCGATGGCGCCGGCGGCCTGACGAAAAAATGGGATGGCGACAAGCTGCGCCGGCAAGTGCAGGCCGAAGCGGAAATCGTCGCGGCGTTCGGCCAGCAGGCCGGCGCCGCCATCGAACGCCACGCGGCACAGAAACGCGCGGAATTGCGCCAGCAGATCAAGGCCACGCAAGACCCGGAAAAGATCGAGGCGCTGCAGGCACAGATCAACGAGATCAATACCCAGGAACGGCTGCTGAACGTGGCGGTGGGCGCGCTGAGCGGCTCAGGCGGCGTGGCGGCGCTGCAGGCGGGTTTGTCGGAGGCGGCCGACCGCATGCGGCGGTACACGATCGCGGATTCTGAGAAGTTCGCGGGGATTACCGATGGCGAGACGACGCTGGATAACAAGAGTGGGGAAAGCGCGGGTATTCGGGGCGATGGATTTAAGACGGCGGGGACGCGGGTGGTGTTGGACACGCTATGTGGACCCACGAATGATCAGTGCAAAAGGCAGGTGGATTCCTATGGAAAGAATATCCTGGATGAAAACGGCATTCCGAAACTTGAGTTGGATGGAAATGGGCGCGTCCAGTTTGATCCATCCCAGGTCGGGATGACGATGGCCGCATTTCTCGAATCCGATCCAGGTAAGGAGATGTCCGGCCCCACGGGCGGCAACCAAGGTGGACCTGGAACGCTTCTCGGTTTTGGGTATTCGCCAGGGGGAATTCTTGATCTTGCGCACGAGGCTTATGGCGGCTCGCATGACTTCATCGGCGGCACCCTGAGCGGCTATTACGACAAGCAGGGTAATGCCCGGCGCGGCCTGACGCCTGCGCAGAATTTCATGTACGAAATCTGGACCGATATTGCGCTCGTGCCCGCCACCCCGTTTGCGCTGTCTGAAGCCCTGCCTCCCCAGGCATGGAAAGCGCTGGACATTTTGTTGAGGCTGAAGCGATGA
- a CDS encoding ShlB/FhaC/HecB family hemolysin secretion/activation protein: protein MVGWLWQGVWLSFSLLVCMVSASAQTLDGAAQELLRQQERERILRRQQETAPNARAQPARAPSLDLLPQDETPCFPIGRIRLDGEDAQRFLWALSAADPENDAATGRCLGAEGISVVMARVQNAVVARGFVTTRILAAPQDLKGGTLTLTVVPGRVRAIRFSPGTSRQATASNAVPVRRDDLLNLRDIEQALENFRRVPTVEADIQITPAEGDDARPGDSDLVILWQQRSPPVRFSMSLDDAGSRATGKLQGAATLSLDSPLSSNDLFYINVSHDIFNASGKGTRGYTTHYGVPWGYWTLSTTISGYRYHQTVAGYSQNYVYSGTSNNAEMRLSRLVYRDASRKTSFYGRGWMRRSGNFIDDTEIGVQRRRAGGWELGLAHREFLGEGALDAGLAWRHGTGAFKAMAAPEEDFGEGTSRMKVITADIQLVVPFRPGALRARYTGNWRAQWEGTPLVPQDRFSIGGRYSVRGFDGELTLVGERGWVWRNEIGLQLGAAQELYFGADYGHVSGPSTRWLQGRNLAGAVIGLRGGAAGFWWDLSAGTPLSKPGGFRSGSLTTGFSLNWSC, encoded by the coding sequence ATGGTCGGGTGGTTGTGGCAGGGGGTATGGCTCTCGTTCAGCCTGCTGGTGTGCATGGTATCGGCGTCTGCGCAGACGCTGGATGGCGCCGCGCAGGAACTGCTGCGCCAGCAGGAGCGCGAGAGGATATTACGCAGGCAGCAGGAAACGGCGCCGAATGCACGGGCGCAGCCGGCGCGCGCTCCGTCGCTGGATCTGTTGCCGCAGGACGAGACGCCATGTTTTCCGATTGGCCGTATCCGTCTGGATGGCGAGGATGCCCAGCGGTTTCTCTGGGCCCTGAGCGCCGCCGACCCCGAGAACGATGCCGCCACGGGACGCTGTCTTGGCGCCGAGGGCATCAGCGTGGTCATGGCGCGCGTGCAGAACGCCGTCGTTGCGCGCGGGTTCGTCACTACCCGTATCCTCGCCGCGCCCCAAGATCTGAAGGGAGGCACGCTGACGCTTACCGTCGTGCCCGGTCGCGTCCGCGCCATTCGTTTTTCGCCGGGCACGTCGCGCCAGGCCACGGCCTCGAACGCCGTGCCGGTCAGGCGCGACGACCTGCTCAATCTGCGCGATATCGAACAGGCGCTGGAAAACTTCAGACGCGTGCCCACCGTAGAGGCCGACATTCAAATCACGCCTGCTGAGGGAGACGATGCACGCCCCGGCGACAGCGATTTGGTGATCCTCTGGCAGCAGCGTTCCCCACCCGTGCGCTTCAGCATGTCACTGGACGACGCCGGCAGCAGGGCGACCGGCAAGCTTCAGGGCGCAGCCACACTTTCGCTCGACTCCCCACTCTCCTCGAACGATCTGTTTTACATCAACGTCAGCCACGACATATTCAACGCCAGCGGTAAGGGTACCCGCGGTTACACCACACATTACGGCGTGCCCTGGGGCTACTGGACACTCAGCACCACCATCAGCGGCTACAGGTACCACCAGACCGTTGCCGGATACAGCCAGAACTACGTCTATAGCGGTACCAGCAACAACGCCGAAATGCGCCTGTCGCGTCTGGTTTACCGGGATGCCAGCCGTAAGACCTCGTTCTACGGACGCGGCTGGATGCGCAGGTCCGGCAACTTCATCGACGACACCGAAATCGGGGTTCAACGGCGCCGAGCCGGCGGTTGGGAATTGGGCCTGGCCCACCGTGAATTCCTGGGCGAAGGCGCGCTGGATGCGGGTCTCGCCTGGCGGCACGGCACCGGCGCTTTCAAAGCGATGGCCGCGCCCGAAGAAGACTTCGGCGAAGGCACTTCGCGGATGAAGGTCATCACCGCCGATATTCAACTGGTGGTCCCGTTCCGGCCAGGGGCGCTGCGTGCCCGCTACACCGGCAACTGGCGCGCGCAATGGGAGGGTACACCGCTGGTGCCGCAAGACCGTTTCTCGATCGGTGGTCGTTACTCCGTACGTGGCTTTGACGGCGAACTGACGCTCGTGGGCGAGCGTGGCTGGGTCTGGCGCAACGAAATCGGTCTGCAGCTGGGCGCCGCGCAGGAACTCTATTTCGGGGCCGACTACGGCCATGTATCCGGCCCTTCCACTCGTTGGCTCCAGGGGCGCAATCTTGCAGGCGCGGTCATAGGCCTGCGCGGGGGCGCCGCAGGATTCTGGTGGGATCTGTCTGCCGGCACGCCGCTCTCAAAGCCTGGAGGTTTCCGGAGCGGGTCGCTGACGACCGGTTTCAGCCTCAACTGGTCCTGCTGA
- a CDS encoding SDR family oxidoreductase: MHTNEIEPPRVALVTGAGTGIGRAVALEFLAQGYRVVLAGRRREPLEATRTAAGEDGVRALVVPTDVSDEQAVRELFDTAQREYGRLDVLFNNAGRGAPAMPIEELPVALWREVVDTNLTGMFLCAQAAIRVMKAQTPQGGRIINNGSISAHAPRPFSIAYTATKHAVTGLTKSISLDCRPYHIACGQIDIGNAATDMTERMAAGILQADGSTKVEPRMDVAHVAQAVAAMARLPLDTNVQFMTIMATNMPFVGRG; the protein is encoded by the coding sequence ATGCACACGAACGAGATCGAACCTCCCCGCGTTGCGCTGGTCACCGGCGCCGGCACCGGCATCGGCCGGGCGGTGGCGCTGGAATTCCTGGCGCAGGGCTATCGCGTGGTGCTGGCCGGCCGCCGGCGCGAACCGCTCGAAGCCACGCGCACGGCGGCGGGTGAAGACGGGGTGCGGGCGCTGGTGGTGCCGACCGACGTGTCGGATGAGCAGGCGGTGCGCGAGCTGTTCGACACCGCCCAGCGTGAATACGGCCGCCTCGACGTGCTGTTCAATAATGCCGGCCGCGGCGCGCCCGCCATGCCGATCGAGGAATTGCCGGTGGCGCTCTGGCGCGAGGTGGTCGATACCAACCTGACCGGCATGTTCCTGTGCGCGCAGGCCGCGATCCGCGTGATGAAGGCGCAGACGCCGCAGGGCGGCCGCATCATCAACAATGGCTCGATCTCGGCGCACGCGCCGCGTCCGTTCTCGATCGCCTATACCGCCACCAAGCACGCGGTGACCGGCCTGACCAAGTCGATTTCGCTGGACTGCCGGCCGTACCACATCGCCTGCGGCCAGATCGACATCGGCAACGCCGCCACCGACATGACCGAGCGCATGGCCGCCGGCATCCTGCAGGCCGACGGCAGCACCAAGGTCGAGCCGCGCATGGACGTCGCCCACGTCGCCCAGGCCGTTGCCGCCATGGCCCGCCTGCCGCTGGACACCAACGTGCAGTTCATGACGATCATGGCGACCAACATGCCGTTCGTCGGCCGCGGCTGA